The following are encoded in a window of Geotrypetes seraphini chromosome 5, aGeoSer1.1, whole genome shotgun sequence genomic DNA:
- the ATP5MC3 gene encoding ATP synthase F(0) complex subunit C3, mitochondrial: MYACAKFVSSPSLIRAGSRALYRPISASVLSRPEVRTGEGNPALLGGSQTTFQVALRSFQTSAISRDIDTAAKFIGAGAATVGVAGSGAGIGTVFGSLIIGYARNPSLKQQLFSYAILGFALSEAMGLFCLMVAFLILFAM, from the exons ATGTATGCCTGCGCGAAGTTCgtctcctctccctctctg ATCCGTGCTGGGTCCAGAGCTTTATACAGACCAATTTCAGCATCTGTGTTGTCTAGGCCAGAGGTCAGGACTGGAGAG GGCAACCCAGCATTACTCGGTGGATCTCAGACTACTTTTCAAGTAGCactaaggtcattccaaactagTGCTATCAGCAGAGACATTGATACTGCAGCCAAATTCATTGGTGCAGGTGCTGCCACAGTTGGTGTGGCTGGTTCTGGTGCTGGTATTGGAACAGTGTTTGGCAGTCTTATCATCGGTTATGCCAG aAACCCATCTCTGAAGCAGCAGCTGTTCTCATATGCTATCCTGGGATTTGCCCTATCTGAAGCTATGGGTCTGTTCTGTTTGATGGTTGCTTTCTTGATCTTATTTGCCATGTGA